One window of the Eucalyptus grandis isolate ANBG69807.140 chromosome 8, ASM1654582v1, whole genome shotgun sequence genome contains the following:
- the LOC104416978 gene encoding probable alpha-galactosidase B, translating to FSVSSEERASTPPRGWNSYDSFSWIISEEEFLQNAEILSQKLLAQGYEYAVVDYLWYRRKVPGAGADSLGFDMIDQWGRMMPDPDRWPSSRGGNGFTEVANKVHSMGLKFGIHVMRGISTQAVNDNSPILDTTTGRAYEESGRVWQAQDIALKEQTCAWMPNGFMSVNTDLGAGKAFLRSLYQQYASWGIDFIKNDCVFGADLNINEITYISEILKELDRPILYSLSPGTTATPDMAKAVSGLSNMYRITGDDWDTWADVAAHFDVARDFAAAKMIGSGGLLGTSWPDLDMLPLGWLTDPGSNEGPHRACRLTIQEQRTQVTLWSIVKSPLMFGGDLRNIDNTTFGLITNPTLLEINSYSSNNAEYPYLYGAYPNNRKLGQSRMNPTSREESEVEVLGLTSCKDPKASGWLVKELDQDLERICWKGNMEGRHGEPFCLSKRNSLVESDQETLHRSQYQGTLQLLASENAEFCLDASPGRKVTSSEFTRGSFSRCSWNANQMWEFHSNGTLTSSYSGQCAMRKIVKADDTASGARAWIATGRSGEIFLAYFNTNPIEMLIATHVSELGKALPGRNITSCTGKEIWTDTSYERPVTDTIATVVDSHDCVLFVFNCN from the exons GAGATCCTTTCCCAGAAGCTACTTGCCCAAGGATATGAG TATGCAGTTGTCGACTACCTTTGGTACCGAAGAAAAGTACCAGGCGCTGGCGCCGATTCTCTGGGATTCGATATGATTGATCAATGGGGAAGGATGATGCCTGACCCAGATCGATGGCCTTCGTCTAGAGGTGGGAATGGGTTCACTGAAGTCGCAAATAAAGTCCATAGCATGGGGCTGAAGTTTGGGATTCATGTCATGAGAGGAATAAGCACGCAAGCTGTCAATGATAACTCTCCTATCCTGGATACCACCACG GGACGTGCATATGAAGAGTCCGGTCGGGTTTGGCAAGCACAAGATATAGCTCTTAAGGAACAGACTTGTGCTTGGATGCCAAATGGATTTATGAGTGTAAATACTGACTTAGGTGCTGGGAAGGCTTTCTTGAGGTCACTCTATCAGCAATATGCATCGTGGGGCATTGATTTCA TAAAAAATGACTGCGTATTTGGTGCCGATCTGAATATAAATGAGATCACCTACATCTCTGAG ATTCTAAAAGAGCTTGACCGTCCCATCCTGTATTCTCTTTCTCCTGGAACTACTGCGACACCAGATATGGCAAAGGCAGTAAGTGGATTGAGCAACATGTACAGAATTACTGGGGATGATTGGGATACATGGGCAGATGTTGCGGCACATTTTGATGTTGCAAG GGACTTTGCTGCTGCTAAAATGATTGGCTCCGGTGGCTTGTTGGGGACATCATGgcctgaccttgatatgctaccACTGGGATGGCTCACTGATCCAG GTTCAAATGAAGGCCCTCATAGGGCATGTAGGCTTACCATACAGGAGCAAAGAACTCAG GTGACTTTGTGGTCAATCGTCAAGTCCCCCCTCATGTTTGGTGGAGATTTGAGGAATATCGATAATACTACTTTCGGTCTTATCACCAATCCTACTCTGCTTGAGATAAATTCCTACAGCTCAAACAATGCGGAG TACCCATATCTCTACGGGGCATATCCAAACAATAGAAAACTCGGGCAGTCTAGAATGAACCCGACAAGTAGGGAAGAGTCAGAGGTAGAGGTCTTGGGTCTGACTAGTTGCAAAGATCCAAAAGCAAGCGGATGGCTGGTCAAAGAGCTGGACCAAGATTTGGAACGGATCTGCTGGAAAGGAAACATGGAGGGTAGACATGGAGAACCTTTTTGCCTATCCAAGAGAAATTCTTTAGTCGAATC AGACCAAGAGACATTGCACAGGAGCCAATATCAGGGAACACTTCAATTGTTAGCTTCTGAAAATGCGGAGTTCTGCTTAGATGCTTCTCCAGGACGCAAAGTCACGTCTAGCGAGTTTACAAGAGGCTCATTTTCACGTTGCTCATGGAATGCTAATCAG ATGTGGGAGTTTCACAGTAACGGGACACTGACAAGCAGCTATTCTGGACAATGTGCTATGAGGAAAATAGTCAAAG cTGATGATACTGCTTCAGGGGCTCGTGCCTGGATCGCAACCGGAAGATCGG GAGAAATATTTCTGGCCTACTTCAACACGAATCCAATCGAGATGTTGATAGCCACACACGTCTCCGAACTGGGCAAGGCTCTTCCCGGTCGGAACATCACTTCTTGTACAGGCAAAGAAATATGGACCGACACTAGCTATGAACGCCCTGTGACCGACACAATAGCTACAGTCGTGGACTCTCATGACTGCGTGCTATTCGTCTTCAACTGTAATTGA